The Mangrovibacillus cuniculi sequence GGTAAAACCTTCAGGGATTAATGTCACTCGTATAGCACATGGACTCCCAGTTGGTGGCGATTTAGAGTATGCAGACGAAGTTACCCTGTCTAAGGCGTTAGAAGGAAGACGTCAAGTATAGGAGGCACATTATGTTTTTCCGACAAAAACAAAAGTTAAAAAAAGAGTATGATGAAAAACTTCTTCTATTATTAGAAGATGCTCGAGAGGATTGGGTTAGAAAGAAAGACCTTCTTTCTAGAACCTTTGAATATAATGAAGGTTTATCCAGTGAAACAAATGTAGCAGAGTCTATATACTTCTTTTTATTTAAAGAAGCAAAACATAGAAATATACGAGCAGGAGGAGGCGATTAATCGCCTCCTTTTTTGTTATGTGACCAGTAACAACTCATCGGTGGCCACTTGATGTGGCGTGTACTGAGATGAGTCTCCACCAACCATTCATGTAGTGAAAGGTAATGTTAGTGTCTATTAATCGGCTTTCCTAAGTATAAGTAGCAGCGTTAGGTTCTAAATTTGGACAACCTTTCGTAGATTAATTATAAGAAGATATTGATGTGCGAAAAGGAGAGTTGGATGATGGAACCAGTTTTAGTAATTGGTATTGTGTGTGTAGCTGTGGTTTTTTTACTGACGATAGGAAGTTCGATTAAACCTGTTAAATGGATAGGCTTAGGGATAACGAAAATTATTATAGGAGCAATCTTTTTATTTCTATTAAACACGCTCGGAAGTTCTGTAGGGATTCATGTACCTATTAATTTATTAACATCTACAATTTCAGGGGTATTAGGGATACCTGGAGTTGCGGCTTTAACGGTCATTCAATATTTAATTGTATAGCGATCATTTCTCTTTAGTAGGCGTTGGTATAGTAAGAAACCTATCAAGATAGGTTAAAACATTTTAATGGGATTGTGAAAAAAGATAAAACTTTTTAAGAAAGTTTTATCTTTTTTATTGCAATATTAATAGATAGTTGATATATTATTAAACGTCGCTGATGAACAACATGTTCACAGAGATAAAAAAGAAAAAAGTTGTTGACAAAGTTATTGAGACTTGATATTATAGTTAAGTCGCCAAAACAAGACGACAACAAATATTGAACTTTGAAAACTAAACAAACCAAGTGCCAACGTTTAATTCAGTTGTTTCTAGGAAACAACAAAACAAGTTTTTTATGAGCTAATCAAACATCTATTGGAGAGTTTGATCCTGGCTCAGGACGAACGCTGGCGGCGTGCCTAATACATGCAAGTCGAGCGAACTTGTGGGAGCTTGCTCCCGCAAGTTAGCGGCGGACGGGTGAGTAACACGTGGGTAACCTGCCTGTAAGATTGGGATAACTCCGGGAAACCGGGGCTAATACCGAATAACATCATTTGTCGCATGACAGATGATTCAAAGGTGGCTTCGGCTATCACTTACAGATGGACCCGCGGCGCATTAGCTAGTTGGTGAGGTAACGGCTCACCAAGGCGACGATGCGTAGCCGACCTGAGAGGGTGATCGGCCACACTGGGACTGAGACACGGCCCAGACTCCTACGGGAGGCAGCAGTAGGGAATCTTCCGCAATGGACGAAAGTCTGACGGAGCAACGCCGCGTGAGTGAAGAAGGTTTTCGGATCGTAAAACTCTGTTGTTAGGGAAGAACAAGTACCGTTCGAATAGGGCGGTACCTTGACGGTACCTAACCAGAAAGCCACGGCTAACTACGTGCCAGCAGCCGCGGTAATACGTAGGTGGCAAGCGTTGTCCGGAATTATTGGGCGTAAAGCGCGCGCAGGTGGTTTCTTAAGTCTGATGTGAAAGCCCACGGCTCAACCGTGGAGGGTCATTGGAAACTGGGAAACTTGAGTGCAGAAGAGGAAAGTGGAATTCCACGTGTAGCGGTGAAATGCGTAGAGATGTGGAGGAACACCAGTGGCGAAGGCGACTTTCTGGTCTGTAACTGACACTGAGGCGCGAAAGCGTGGGGAGCAAACAGGATTAGATACCCTGGTAGTCCACGCCGTAAACGATGAGTGCTAAGTGTTGGAGGGTTTCCGCCCTTCAGTGCTGCAGCTAACGCATTAAGCACTCCGCCTGGGGAGTACGGTCGCAAGACTGAAACTCAAAGGAATTGACGGGGGCCCGCACAAGCGGTGGAGCATGTGGTTTAATTCGAAGCAACGCGAAGAACCTTACCAGCTCTTGACATCCTCTGACAACCCTAGAGATAGGGCGTTCCCCTTCGGGGGACAGAGTGACAGGTGGTGCATGGTTGTCGTCAGCTCGTGTCGTGAGATGTTGGGTTAAGTCCCGCAACGAGCGCAACCCTTGATCTTAGTTGCCATCATTTAGTTGGGCACTCTAAGGTGACTGCCGGTGACAAACCGGAGGAAGGTGGGGATGACGTCAAATCATCATGCCCCTTATGAGCTGGGCTACACACGTGCTACAATGGACGGTACAAAGGGCTGCAAGACCGCGAGGTTAAGCCAATCCCATAAAACCGTTCTCAGTTCGGATTGTAGGCTGCAACTCGCCTACATGAAGCTGGAATCGCTAGTAATCGCGGATCAGCATGCCGCGGTGAATACGTTCCCGGGCCTTGTACACACCGCCCGTCACACCACGAGAGTTTGTAACACCCGAAGTCGGTGGGGTAACCTTTTGGAGCCAGCCGCCTAAGGTGGGACAGATGATTGGGGTGAAGTCGTAACAAGGTAGCCGTATCGGAAGGTGCGGCTGGATCACCTCCTTTCTAAGGATATATTACGGAACAGTACTTCTTCGGAAGTGCTGACGTTCGGCACATACATTGGTTTGTTTAGTTTTGATGGTTCAATCCATCAAAACTTTTGTTCTTTGAAAACTGAATACTGTAAGACACCAAAGCAATTAAAACCGAGAATCGCCATCTTAAGATTTCTTTCCATTATGGTAAGAAAAAAATATAGCATTATTAACGGTTAAGTTAATAAGGGCGCACGGTGGATGCCTTGGCACTAGGAGCCGATGAAGGACG is a genomic window containing:
- a CDS encoding YaaL family protein, with translation MFFRQKQKLKKEYDEKLLLLLEDAREDWVRKKDLLSRTFEYNEGLSSETNVAESIYFFLFKEAKHRNIRAGGGD
- a CDS encoding pro-sigmaK processing inhibitor BofA family protein, which produces MEPVLVIGIVCVAVVFLLTIGSSIKPVKWIGLGITKIIIGAIFLFLLNTLGSSVGIHVPINLLTSTISGVLGIPGVAALTVIQYLIV